From the genome of Sporomusa sphaeroides DSM 2875:
AAATCACCCAGTATAAATGCCGCATAACCGGCATTTACATAAAACACGGCTACTCCTTCACTGCTTCTTTTGTGTCCGGCAAATTTGACGGCCTGCTCATAATAGGTAAGAGCTTCCTCTAAATTATGAGCGGCCCGCCGTAGATTGCCAATATAATTGTATGCTGCTGCAATATTAAGGCTATAACGGTTATTGTGCATGGCCAACTTTTTAAACATGCCGATTGACTGGCGGTAGTATCGCTCTGCCTGTTCCGGTTCGTGGCGCAAGGCAGCGGCAATTCCCATGAAACGCAGTGCCATCGCCTTTTTTTCCGTTAAATTAGCCTCTTCAGCTATTTGTAAAAGTTTTTCAGCATACTTTTTAACAATGCTGGGCTTGTTAACCTGAATACCGAAAAAAACCATCTGCTGACAACCTTTGAGTAAGTAATCCTGAATTCCTTTGACTGAAGCCAAACGCAGCAATTGATGAATCATTTTTATCCCCAGTAAATGTTCACCACTCCAAATATAATGACGGCCCATCATTTCCCAATAAGCTATTTTGTATAAAGCCAACTGCTCATCATCGGCATTCTCTGTCGCCATTATCTGCAGCAATTCTTCGATTTTTTCTAAATAGCCAATTGTTTGACGGTGGCTTTCTTTGACTCCAGCGTAGCCGGCGGGATAATATTCCGTTAACTCCGGGAACAACTCATACTGGGGACAGAAGTATTTTTCAGCTAGCTTCACCGTATATTCAAGAACTTTAATTTTTTCATCTGCTTGTGTATAGTGGTATAAAATAGCTTCATATATATCTTTAGTTTGTGAGCCGCTTTGGACTTGCCTCTCCAACTCTAATCCCACACATTTATGCAGCAATTCCCGCCTTGGTGATGACAATTGTTTGTACACAAAGCTCTGAATCTGCAAATTATAAAATTTAAACCTACGCCCTTGCTGCCCTGAATTACCTGTCTTTACTATCAGTTTTTTCTTAGTTAATTCCTCAATAGACTCAACCAATTCAAATTCATCCATTTTAGATATATTTAACAATTCAGTATAGCCGGAATCTTTGAAAAATATTGATGCTACTTCCAGTACTTTTCGGGCATTTATAGAAAGATTGCCAATGCGTTCCTTCAGCACTCCCTGCATCCGGAGAGAACCACCGTTCAATTCTTGTCCTGCCTCCAGTAAGTTCATGCATTCCATCAAAAACAGCGCATTACCACCGGTATAATCATAAAGTTTGTGCTGCAGTTCGGAATTGGCCGTATCTGCAGGTAAGCTTACCGCCATCAACTCAGCTACCTCTTCCAAGTTAAAGCGCTCAATTATCATTTTTTCAATAAATTCATCCCGTTCAAAATTCCATAAATTTTTTTCTATCCGGCTTACATGCTCAGTATGACATGTCGCAATACAAAGAAATTCACCACCGTGAATACGTAAAACCTGGTGCAGTACCGAAAATCCCTGGCTGTCCATCCAGTGAATGTCATCAATGACAATAATAATGCGCTGGTGCTTTGCCAGTTTGCCTAAAACACCACACATGATCTCCTCAACCATAGTTGGGTTGAATTCATATGCCACCATAAAAGATTCCCTGTTATCTATGGTATCACCGGTTTCCGTTGCCGGAAAAATGTAAGATATTACTTTATGCCATAATGGCGGAATCACAATTTTATTTTTACGCAACAGGTTCATGATCTGTAAAAAAATACTACTCCATGATTTATAAGAATAACCTGATTCCGCTTGATAGCATTGAGTCCATAAAACACAGAAATTCTCTCTCGGTGTGTTTTCAAACAAGTGCTTTATTATGGTTGTTTTCCCGACCCCTTCTTCACCCTGCAGCAGCACCATCTGCTTATAGCGACGATTCAAACAAAAATTATCAATAACTCTGCATAAAACCTGTACTTCCTTATCTCTGCCAAAAAACCAGCATTTAGGAAATTCCGGCACCTTGGTTTTGACAACTCTTTTTTCCTTTACTCTATTATAGATTTCCTGAGTTTTAGCGCTTAGTTGCAAATTAAGTTCTTCCGCAAATTTTTTTTTCAATTCATAATAAATGGCAAGTACTTTATAAAATGCCCCTTCACTCTCATAAATTCTCATCAACACACGATAAGCACTTTCATTATACTCATCAATTTTAATCAAGTAATTTATATATTGCTTTGCCGCAACATAATCTTTGTCCTGCATAGAATTGACTATACTCTTAGTAAGACATCCCGTTATCTTTTCTTTAAATTTCCCCCGTTCTAAGATAACCCATTCATCAAAACCCTCTGTATCCTTACAGTAAAAACCCTCCAAAAAATCTCCATGATATATACTTAGAAAGGATTTTAACTCCAGTTTATTAAGCAACTCCACCTCAGTAGTTTGAATGAGGTTCGGATTAACCGAAATGGTTGTTCTCGTTGGTGTAATTAACAACTCAGGCGACAGCATTTTCTTAATTAAATAGATTGTATTTCGCAGATTTTTCTTAGCTGCCGTATCCTCCATTTCACCCCAAAACAATGTTGCTAGTTTTTCTCTCGTTGTTTCACCTGTAACTAACAAGTAATATAGCATCGCTTCCATTTTTGCAAATGGGAAAATGACCTTATTGGCATTCCAGTATATAGCTGGGGTACCAAACATTACTGCACGCAATTTGCTCATAAACTCCTCCAATAGAAATTATATCCAAGGTTATTTAATGAACAGTTCGGAAGCATTCAAAATTTTCACCAAAATTACAAAAATACGATGTTTTTTTACTAAAACAATATAAAGGTGCAAACTATTGTTGTTGCAAAATCTACCTTTATTTTACACTGAACTACATTATAAATTCAATAATATTTGTCCATCTCTGTATAAATTGCAACAATCTGGCATAAGGAAAACACCGCTCACGCCGGTCCTGGTGAAAGACGAAATCATGCCACCCTGGTCTGCTTGAAAGTTATACTTTCTACCAAGATAAAAGAATGGCTGGCATTGGAATAATCCCGTGCCAGCCATTCGCTATAACCCTACCGCTTGCCGGCAAGGCTCTGCGCCTGGGTATTCATCTGGTATTCAATCAGTTCCTGATACTGTCTGCCGATATCCGAAACCGGCTTAACAAATACCTCGGAGGGTTGTCCCTCTTCCACAATACTCCCTTTATCCATCAGCACAATCCTGTCAGCCACCCTGAGGGCAAAGGTCAATTCATGGGTCACCACAATCATGGTGCTGGCGCGGTAGCGGGCCAACTCCTCCATCACCACCAACACTTCCCGCACCAGTATCGGGTCAAGTGAGGCCGTAGGCTCATCCCACAGCATAAGCTCCGGCTCATAGGCCAACGCTCTGGCAATACCCACCCGCTGCTGCTGACCGCCTGACAGTTGATCCGGCCTATGGGCAAGATGATTTTCCAAGCCCACCTTCGTCAGTGCCTCGGTTGCCTTGCACTCTGCCGTCTCCCGGTCTGTCCCGCCCATAACCAGGCCCAGCATAACGTTTTCCAGGGTAGTTAACCGTCCGATGAGATTAAAATGCTGAAAAACAAAGCCGATGCGTTTGCGCACATCCCGCAGTTCATCCGGCTCCATTGCCAGGATATTGGCGCCATTGAGCATAACCCGGCCGCGGCTGGGTTCCACCAGCCGGTTTATGGTTCTGATGGTTGTCGACTTGCCACAGCCTGACGGCCCCATCAACACAACGGTTTCCCCCAGCTTAACCGTAAGGTTAAAATCATTAACAGCCACTAAGCTGCCAAATTGCTTGTATAGATTTTGGATGACAAGCATAACACTCCACCTGACCTATCTAAATTTCATTTTTCGCCTGTTCAGTGTTTGCAGCAATCCCGGGCGGCTGTTGGGAATAACAATTTCCCGCATCACTTCATCAAAGGATAGTCCCAGCGCCTCACCGGCAATAACCTCATCGGTCGCCAGGGGACTGATTTTTTCCGCATTATTAGCGATCAGCCACCCCAACGCCGCCCCGAGAAACGGTACCCCCACCCATGGCAGATACGGAATTCCCCCGCCTGATAAGACAAACATCGCGGTAAGCAGCAGCGCCCCAATACCCATGCCATAGAGACATTCCGGTGCGGTAAAGGTATTTTGTATGCTTTGGGCCAACCTTCTCCACCCTTTGGTTTTCAGCGTCTTGCCAACGGTCCGCTGCCGGCGGATGACGCTCATAATGGCAGTATGATCCAGTGCCAGAAAAAGAATTACGGCAATCAGGGAGATCATGCCTGCCAATATGGCTTTAACCTGCGACAGGATCATCATGACTTCCGCCCGGGGGTCTGGTTCAATGACGCCCAGCGCCGAGGTGTATAACGATAAATTGCTGTGTCCCACCACATTATAAATAACAGGTGCCACAAAATCCGGTGTGATGCTGCTTTTGGTTAATAGCTGCAGCCGCTGGCTGGGAATGACCTGCCCGGCAATAAATTGGTCCAGCAGTTTGATAGACTGGCTGATCTCCTCATCCTTCAGGTTAGGAACGGCGGCCCCAAGATACTGCAATTGGGCGGCGACAAGCGGTGTATCGAAGGCCTGCAATTGCGCCAGGCGGCCATTAATATCATTGAGCGTCTGCCGGGTGCCGCTCACATCAAAACTGCGCAGACTGGTGACAGTGTTGTTGCCGTTGGTAACAATACCGTCAATAGCCGACTGTGCCTGCCGGGCAGTGGCCGACACATTTTCCAGGGCGCTCAACCCTGCCTGAAGATTAGCCAGATTCTGCTGGGTTACCGTCAGTTCGTTAATAGAAGAGGCGACATCGGCATTAAGCAGCCGGGCAACCTGTAGAGTATTGAGCACAGAGCCTATGGCCCGCGAAGAATTCGTCACCTGCGACTGGATGCCGCCGGTATTGAGATTGGCCAAACCGCTGGTCGCCGCCTCAATCGTTGTGCCGGCATTGCCTAAACTGGCCAGCGTCTGCTCGATAGCCGTCAGACTTGTCCCGTAATTATCCAGCGTCTTATTGGCAATACTCGTCATATTCTGCGCATCCTGAGCAATACCCGGAATTTGCTCAACCACACCGGCTGTCTCGTGCAAAGCATTCCCCAACGCCGCGCGCGGGTTATGAAAACTGGCCGTTCCCACCAGCTCGCCAATTGCATTATTTATTACCGCATACCCCTGGGTATTAGACATTTCCATAGGGTTACCCTGAATCACCATGCCGTCTGCTGAACCATCGTCCTTGACGGCTGTTACCTGTACTAAAACATTGTCCGGTTCAGGGGCGGTACCCGGACTGGGTGCATTGGCCGCCGTTCCCTGAAAAACAATAACATCACCGGCAGTAACCCTTACTCCGGCTGCCGGCGTAAGGGCAGCCTTAGTGATAAAAGCAGTTAAAAAACGTTTTAACTCAATCATCGTACTGGTGAGATAGACCATTTCATTGTTTTTGCTGTCAACCGACACACTTTCAGCATAACCGGCAGCCTTTTCCGCCCGGACGGCATCGGCCAGCTGCTCCCCCAAACGGATGGCATTCTCAGGCTCACTGCCGACCGGAAAAGCAATATCAATAATATGATATTGGGCAAACAGTTTTTCAATTTCGGCATTTACATAGGACGATTGTTCCAGTGACTTGATGATCACCGTAACCGAACCACCGTCCCGAAAGGCAAACAACACGCCGTCAATTTGCATGATTTGTTCAATAACCAGCTGCCTTGCTCCCTCAGGCACAGCCCTGACGGTGATCCGCGGCTCGGTCATAATGCTAATACCCGAACGCCCGGGAACACTGCCAAAAATACTATCCATGGTCTCATACGCTTGCTTGGTTTTATATTCTGCCGGCAACCCCACAAAAAAGCTGGTCAAGCCGGTTAAGGTCGGCCCTTCTTTTAAGGTAGCACCGGGAAAAACCTGCCCAATCACTTTTTCAATCTGGGTTCTGCCGGCTTCTTTCATTTCCTCCCGGACGTTAATCAGCAAATCAAATTCACCATATTCACCAACAAGCGTGGATATGGTCTCAGAAAAATAGGAATTTGCCGCCATGGCCACAATACCTGCCAGCAAGGAGCCGATTGCCACACTGATAATGATGAGTATGACCACATCCCGGTTAAATGAATTTAAAAAGAAGGTGCGCATAATTGCTTTACGAGTTTTCGCCAGCGTATTCGCCATTATTGTCCCCCTTGTCTGCCTAGTGCTGTTAACCATTCTATAGTATCTCCGCCTAACGGAGATATTACCAATAAAGAACGCCTTGCCGGGAGTTGGTTTTTGCTTGAAAATTTGGTATCATAATACTGTATAGCTACCCTTGGCTTCCGCAGTAACCGCAAGTAAGGAGGCAGTATTCCTAATGTGCAGACAGTCTTTCCTGCTAAAATGCAAAACAATCCTGCTGGTTGTTTTGTTTACCGCAACAACCCTGTTATCCGCTCCGGCAACGGCTCATGCTTCCATTGCAAGTATCTTGCTGGGCGGTGTTGTGCAGTATACTTATCTAAAGAAGACCTTAACCAATATGCACTATAATGAAAATGATAAAATACTGAACAATTTCAAAAAAGAATATGGAGTTAACCACGACGAGGTTGCCAACCGCCAGCTTGACTCGGTAATGACCAGACTGCTGGCAAGCATTGACCCCCAGGGAAAAATAAAACCGCCGTTCTCCTGGTTTGTCAACAATCAAACCAGCTTTAACGCGTTTTGCGGCTTAGGCAACACGGTCAGCGTCAATATCGGCTTATTTCAGGAGCTCAATTACAATGAAGATGAACTGGCTTTTGTATTGGCGCATGAACTTACCCACGGCTTACAACAGCATTCCCTAAAGTCACTCCCCAAGGTTGTGTCCCTGTCTGTCGCCCAGGCTCTGTACCAGGAAAAAAACCCCAACGCAGCCTCGGCAATAACCACCACCATCATTAGCCGCCAGCTCATCGCCAACCATACAACCATGCCGCAGGAAAGAGAAGCTGATGCCAACTCGTTTACCTACGCAGTCAACGCCGGCTATAATCCCGGTGCCGGCGCGGCGATCTGGGCAAGAATCTCCGCCAAAAACGGCGGCAAAACGCGCAGTACCTTTGAGAATATCATAAATCCGAACGACCATCCGACAAACCAGGAAAGAGTCAATTCCTTCAGCGAACGGCTGACAGAGTATAGTCATAAAAAAGTACGTGTTAAGCAAAATACCGTGTTTGTGAACGACAAACCCTGGGTTACGCCCCTGGCCGCTAACGGCTTGCTTGCCGAAGAACGAGCCTATTTTATCGCCGGCAGCCTTGCTACCGTATTTCACGAAATCCCGGCAGGGAAACCCTGTATTGTAAAGAACGGCAGCCTTACCATGAACGGAAAAGCAATCATGGACCCCATACATACAGAAAAAAGCCCGGCAGAGCTTGCCGAGCAGTTAAATCGAATTTTAGGCTTCTAATAGATAAAGAGAACACGGTTTGCCCAAGCCTGTGGCGAAGGTGGAAGCCGATGTTGATCCTGCTTTTAAGAAAGTTATACTTTCTGTTGGGATCAAAAAGGCCATCCGGTTCAGTTTTGCTGAATCGGATGGCTAAATTTATGTATTACCTACCTGCGACCCATCTGCATAATTTCGTAGACGGCTCTTCTATGACGCTCAATCTCTTTTTTCTGACGTTCATGCCATTGTTTCGTAGACTCAAACGGATGGCGCTTCATTATTTTTTCATGGCGCTTATTCTCCTCTTTTAGTCTGCGCTCTTTTTCTTTTTTCAACTCCCGCTGATGGTGATCATTCCGATACTCAGCCCGGTGTTCATAACGCTGTGGTTTGTGCTTGGGTGCGGCTGCGTCGGCGGCAGGGGCAAACAGACCGACTTGCAGTAAGCCCAGCAGGGAACATACGATTACTTTTTTGGCTACGCTTTTTATGGAAACCACTTCCTTTCCATGTATATCGGATCCATAATTAATAATAAACTCCAAAATTTAGAATACTTTTAGAAACAGGTTATGTTATCCAAATAAGCAAGCAATGCTTGCTGTTAAAATAAATAAGCCCGCCAGCCAGAGCTAACGGGTAAGCTTGTATGCAGAATTACCGGCAGAGCCGGATCTGGGATACTTCACATCTGGTAACTTCAATCTCCTTGTTTTTATAGGCAAGGTTAGCAATAAGGTATGCTGAAATATTTACTACGTGCCGTAAGGCTTTCATAGTATCATCGCCCTTTCTAGTAATGAAGTTAATACTACTATTATATAAGAAATAAACCGTATCGTCGATGGAATGTCAAGGAAAACTGCCGCCTAAAAAAGTCCCCGGCAACCTCGTTGCCGGGTAAAGGAGAAGTGTTTATAATAGGAGGATTTTATGTCAACAGAAAGGCATTTCCTTTCTGGCGCTTCCGTTTGTCTATGTTCACATTATAGATTCCTATTTTTATAATTTCTTTAGAAAAGGCTGGTAAAATAAAATCCGCTCACCAGGAGTAACCCGGTAAACGGCGTTATAATTTTTCTTTTTTTATCATATGATTTTAGAGTTATTTCTTGGGAGGCGAATTTTATGAGAAGTCTTTTTATCAGAAAACCGCCTAAACTGCTTTCGATAGCAACCGTATTGCTTATCAGCTTTTTTGCATGGATCAATGTACTTCAGCAATGGTATGAAATAGAATTAGCCGCCATTCCTAACCAACCGACAGCAGCACCTAAAGGCAGCATTTCTATTCATATCAAAATACCCTCCCGTATCTTAGAAGTCCATGAAAACAATAAAGTATACAAAACCTACCGGGTTGCTGTAGGCAAAGGTGAAACTCCGACACCGGTCGGAGAATGGGTAATCATTTGGAAATCCTATCGGGCCGGTGATATTTTCGGCACCCGCTTCCTCGCACTTAACGTCCCTTGGGGAGGTTATGGCATCCATGGGACTAATCAACCCTGGAGCATTGGCAATTACGCCAGCCATGGGTGCATTCGCATGCGGAATAAGGATGTCGAAGAACTGTATGAATGGATTCCCATTGGTACACCGGTGACGATCGAAAATCACCCCATCTCCATCCAGCGCCAGTTAAAAGTGAGTTTAATGGGGCCTGATGTTGTAAAACTGCAACTCAAACTAAGAAATCTCGGCTACCTGGAAGAAAGGGCGGACGGCTTTTTTAACAAAGAAACCGAAATTGCCGTTAAGCGGTTCCAACATGATCATGGCCTTAAGACCACAGGCATTGTTGATAGAAAGACGCTTGATTTATTGGGGCTTTAATTCTTCGATTGCTGCCGCCGCCTTTTGCAGGTTTGGGTGAGAAGCTGCAATAATTTACTATATTATATTTTGAATTTGTAGATTGCCGTTTGTAATTCCTCCGCCATTTTGGCAAGGTTTTGGCTGCTTGCGGCAATTTCCTCCGTGGACGCCGATTGCTCTTCGGTCGCCGCAGACACTGTCTGTGTTTGCCCTGCCATGTTCCTGCTGACATCATCAATGTCCTTCATGGCAGAAACTATTTGCTGGCTTCCTATTCCTACCTGTTGAATACTTGCCGAAATCTCCTGCCTTTGGGCCGATAACTCACCGACGAGTGTTGCAATTTGATTAAAAGATTGTCCGGCAGTATTAACAACTTTAGTGCCAAGCTTTACCTCCCTGGT
Proteins encoded in this window:
- a CDS encoding amino acid ABC transporter ATP-binding protein, which gives rise to MLVIQNLYKQFGSLVAVNDFNLTVKLGETVVLMGPSGCGKSTTIRTINRLVEPSRGRVMLNGANILAMEPDELRDVRKRIGFVFQHFNLIGRLTTLENVMLGLVMGGTDRETAECKATEALTKVGLENHLAHRPDQLSGGQQQRVGIARALAYEPELMLWDEPTASLDPILVREVLVVMEELARYRASTMIVVTHELTFALRVADRIVLMDKGSIVEEGQPSEVFVKPVSDIGRQYQELIEYQMNTQAQSLAGKR
- a CDS encoding L,D-transpeptidase family protein; amino-acid sequence: MRSLFIRKPPKLLSIATVLLISFFAWINVLQQWYEIELAAIPNQPTAAPKGSISIHIKIPSRILEVHENNKVYKTYRVAVGKGETPTPVGEWVIIWKSYRAGDIFGTRFLALNVPWGGYGIHGTNQPWSIGNYASHGCIRMRNKDVEELYEWIPIGTPVTIENHPISIQRQLKVSLMGPDVVKLQLKLRNLGYLEERADGFFNKETEIAVKRFQHDHGLKTTGIVDRKTLDLLGL
- a CDS encoding M48 family metallopeptidase; translated protein: MCRQSFLLKCKTILLVVLFTATTLLSAPATAHASIASILLGGVVQYTYLKKTLTNMHYNENDKILNNFKKEYGVNHDEVANRQLDSVMTRLLASIDPQGKIKPPFSWFVNNQTSFNAFCGLGNTVSVNIGLFQELNYNEDELAFVLAHELTHGLQQHSLKSLPKVVSLSVAQALYQEKNPNAASAITTTIISRQLIANHTTMPQEREADANSFTYAVNAGYNPGAGAAIWARISAKNGGKTRSTFENIINPNDHPTNQERVNSFSERLTEYSHKKVRVKQNTVFVNDKPWVTPLAANGLLAEERAYFIAGSLATVFHEIPAGKPCIVKNGSLTMNGKAIMDPIHTEKSPAELAEQLNRILGF
- a CDS encoding AAA family ATPase, with the translated sequence MSKLRAVMFGTPAIYWNANKVIFPFAKMEAMLYYLLVTGETTREKLATLFWGEMEDTAAKKNLRNTIYLIKKMLSPELLITPTRTTISVNPNLIQTTEVELLNKLELKSFLSIYHGDFLEGFYCKDTEGFDEWVILERGKFKEKITGCLTKSIVNSMQDKDYVAAKQYINYLIKIDEYNESAYRVLMRIYESEGAFYKVLAIYYELKKKFAEELNLQLSAKTQEIYNRVKEKRVVKTKVPEFPKCWFFGRDKEVQVLCRVIDNFCLNRRYKQMVLLQGEEGVGKTTIIKHLFENTPRENFCVLWTQCYQAESGYSYKSWSSIFLQIMNLLRKNKIVIPPLWHKVISYIFPATETGDTIDNRESFMVAYEFNPTMVEEIMCGVLGKLAKHQRIIIVIDDIHWMDSQGFSVLHQVLRIHGGEFLCIATCHTEHVSRIEKNLWNFERDEFIEKMIIERFNLEEVAELMAVSLPADTANSELQHKLYDYTGGNALFLMECMNLLEAGQELNGGSLRMQGVLKERIGNLSINARKVLEVASIFFKDSGYTELLNISKMDEFELVESIEELTKKKLIVKTGNSGQQGRRFKFYNLQIQSFVYKQLSSPRRELLHKCVGLELERQVQSGSQTKDIYEAILYHYTQADEKIKVLEYTVKLAEKYFCPQYELFPELTEYYPAGYAGVKESHRQTIGYLEKIEELLQIMATENADDEQLALYKIAYWEMMGRHYIWSGEHLLGIKMIHQLLRLASVKGIQDYLLKGCQQMVFFGIQVNKPSIVKKYAEKLLQIAEEANLTEKKAMALRFMGIAAALRHEPEQAERYYRQSIGMFKKLAMHNNRYSLNIAAAYNYIGNLRRAAHNLEEALTYYEQAVKFAGHKRSSEGVAVFYVNAGYAAFILGDFDKAHQYMIEALAVGDGFGDNRGYWCSRSYCILYCVLAIIGVREKRCHEGRMYLNKADESLDMYHDNYQKGLVLTTKIEIRQVMDKNPVVADAFGDYLTLSTQEYYEQIRTIFNNWGEAPAIARLGAIALSF